Sequence from the Desulfofalx alkaliphila DSM 12257 genome:
CTAAATGTGGCCTTAATAGATTTGATTAGAAATATATTGGATATCGATACCCCCACAGTGTTTTCATCACAACTGCCCGATTTACAGGGGAAGAAAAGCGAGAGAATAGTAAATATCAGTAATATATTGGGGGTAAAGACTTATTTATCCGGCCAAGGGGCCAAGGTGTATAATGACGAAGAAATTTTCAAACGACATGGCCTTGAGTTAGTATATCAGCAATTTAATCATCCCATTTACCCCCAATTGTGGGGAGATTTTGTTGATAAACTGTCGGTGGTGGATTTAATCTTTAATTGCGGGCCTGGCAGTAGGGAGATAGTGGAGATGAGTACCAATGGGTAAAGTTAATATACTGGTTACCGGTTCGGGTTCTTTATACGGGGTGGCCATTATTAAATCCTTGCTGGATGGGCCCCTTCAATGCAAAGTTATAGGCTGTGACACAAACCCGATGACACTGGGTTTGTATCTGGCTCACCGGGGCTACTTGGTTCCCCTGGCTAAGGAGGAAGAGTCCTGGCTGAAAAGAATTATTGAGATCTGCAAAAAAGAATCCATTGACGGCATTTTTATCGGCTCCTCCCACGAAATTAAATTATTTGCCCGCCATAGGGATATAATTAAAGAGGCAACCGGGGCAACGGTGTTTGTTCATCCGCCGCAAATGGTGGATACCTGCAGTGATAAATGGCATACCGTTTTATTCTTAAAAAACAAGGGTTTCTATTATCCCCAAACAATACCTTACCCTGACCACCAAGCAAAACTGGCTGATTTTATTAAAAGAGTGGGTTTTCCCCTGGTGGTTAAACCAAGGACCGGCGCCGGCTCCCTTGGAGTGGAAGTGGTAAAGACACCTCGACAATTGGCAGAAGCAATTGCCGGAAAAGAAAATTACATCATCCAAGAGTATTTGCCGGATCAGCAGGGTGAATATACTGTGGGTGTATGTATAAATAAAAAGGGTGATGTTCTTTCCAGCATAGCATTAAAACGCAATTTACAAGATGGCATGAGTGTTTCTGCATTGGCGGAGGATTACAGTGATATCTGCGGTTATTGTGAGCAGGTGGCCCGGGTGCTGGGGGCATTTGGCTCCTGTAATTTACAGTTAAGAATAAAAAACGGTTTACCATATATTTTTGAAATCAATCCCCGGTTTAGCAGTTCCACCGGGATGCGTATAGCCCTGGGGGTAAATGAGGCTGAGCTCTTGATTAAATCTGATTTAATGGGCCAACAAACGGAAAAGCCGGCGATCCCCAAGGCAGGGGTGATACGTCAATACATTGATTTTGTCATACCCATAGAAGATATTAACAGAATTACCTCCTCATAGGTGTTTTGAATGTTGTTTACCAGGGTAGACTAACATTATAAAATGTATGGCTCTTAAGATGAGGGGGATGCATATGGATTCTTTCCAATGTGAATATTTAACTGCCTATGTGGCGATGGATAACGAAGATATACTGCTTAACGAAATGAAAAAGTTTAAGGAGATGGCCCAGCGGGCCAGGGAAAGGGGAATGTTGAGCGCAACGGAATTTGAGTTTAAACTGCTGAAAAAAGCCCTGGAGGAAGGACCGGAAAAATTGGTGCAGACCATTAAACACATTACTCCGGAACCGGTACAGCAGAAAATGATGCGCCTAGGGGAACAGGCCCAAAAATTTTTACCCTTTGTTGTACCGGATGCAGTCTTGTCTGATTGGGCAATAAAACAAATCAACAGGTACTACGTAAAGGGACTGCTGCGGGGGGAATGCGAGATAAAATTGCAAAACATGGTGCAGGCCATGACTGACTCTTTTGTGGTCAATGCCATGATTGAATCCACCAAAGAGCAAGATGACTGGAATAACATGGTGGAGCACATAAAGAAAAACTTCAACAAGTTTAGTTTATTAAGAAATTGCAGGAGCAGAATTGGCTCTCACAGGAACTAAAAAAACAAGAGTGAGCAAATCTTATTGTAAATAATGCTGAAAAAATAGATATATTGTCGATAATACTATTTTTTGCGAAAATACCGGACGAAACCAAGGATGACATTATTGCGGAAACAATGTTACAATTTTCGAGGAAATTTTTATAGCATGGAGGTAAAAATGGAACATCCTACACACACTGAAATAATTTTTGCAGACAATGCAGAGGAGGCTGCCAAAAAGTATTTATCGCTGGGAATAGAGCCGGATCGTGATGAAAATCCCAGATTAGAGGTATTAAAGGCCTTAGAGGAAGAAGATTTTGATCTTGAATCGGACATTAATTTAATTGGTGAAGTGTCAGTGGGACCGCCAATTATGGAAAGGATCAGAACCAATCCGGAAAAGGCATATGTTGTTTATTACATGGAAAAACATTAATAAGGAAAGCTCGCCAGGTTACGGTGAGCTTTCAGTATTTTTAGGAAACTTTTTTAGGCCCCATTTTTTTCGAATGGTGGGGGACAAGCGATAAAAGGCGGCCATGTAAGATACTTGTATCACTGGCATAATTGCGGTCACCAATACTGTTTGCGGATTAAAAAACACTGTGGCCAGCGCCAAGGTAACGGCGATATTTTTCCCCGTCACGCTGTAGGAAACTGCTGCCAAGTCAGGGTAATCAAGACCGCCAAGCCGGCACACTGCCGCTGCGGCTAAAAACAAGGTTGGGTAGAATATCAAAGAGGGTATGAGCATTGCCTTTATGTATTCAGGGTGATTAATTAATTGATGTGCTCCACTGGAAAGGGCGATGAAAAACAATAGGTACATACAAAATGACGATATGGCCGGCAGGGTAACTTTAATTCGATCAAACTTTGCTTGCCCCCACCTTTTTGTTAGGTACAGCCGCAATAAATTGCCAACGGCCAGGGGCAGGGCAATAATAAGCACTACGCTCTTTACCATCCCGTAGGGGCTAACGGTTACATATTGGCCGGCCAGGATTAACACCCAAAAGGGGATTAAAAAAATGCCAAACAGATAACTCATCGCCATAACAACAACGGATATGGGAGCATTTCCCCTTGCCATGGCGGTCCAGGCCACCGTCATTCCTGCACAGGGTACTGTGCCCAATAATATTAGCCCCACTGCAAAGTCCGGGTGGTGGGATAAAAAGTAATATGCCAATATACCTGCCAGCACCGGGGATAATAAAAAGTTGATTATCAAGACAATACTTAAGAGCTTAATACGTTTAACTGTGTGAACTAATTCTTCTAACTTAATGCCCATCATCATGGGTACCAACATGAAGAACAAACAAAAGGGAGCTAAGGGCTGCAGTCGGTGGCCCACATCAGGAAAATAGTAACCAAAGGCCAAGGAAAACAAAATAACACAAACCAGCAGTTGTAAAACATGCCGGTTTATAAACCCTGTGATGG
This genomic interval carries:
- a CDS encoding WbqC family protein yields the protein MAKIFAIHQPNYLPWIGFFHKMMSCDLFVYADDVLMSSKSVTHRNKIKGANGILLLSVPLSLKKVEINRVLICNTENWAERHYQTMQHSYARSPYWNDYKERFRDIYSKKWLRLVDLNVALIDLIRNILDIDTPTVFSSQLPDLQGKKSERIVNISNILGVKTYLSGQGAKVYNDEEIFKRHGLELVYQQFNHPIYPQLWGDFVDKLSVVDLIFNCGPGSREIVEMSTNG
- a CDS encoding ATP-grasp domain-containing protein, whose product is MGKVNILVTGSGSLYGVAIIKSLLDGPLQCKVIGCDTNPMTLGLYLAHRGYLVPLAKEEESWLKRIIEICKKESIDGIFIGSSHEIKLFARHRDIIKEATGATVFVHPPQMVDTCSDKWHTVLFLKNKGFYYPQTIPYPDHQAKLADFIKRVGFPLVVKPRTGAGSLGVEVVKTPRQLAEAIAGKENYIIQEYLPDQQGEYTVGVCINKKGDVLSSIALKRNLQDGMSVSALAEDYSDICGYCEQVARVLGAFGSCNLQLRIKNGLPYIFEINPRFSSSTGMRIALGVNEAELLIKSDLMGQQTEKPAIPKAGVIRQYIDFVIPIEDINRITSS
- a CDS encoding arsenic resistance protein, whose translation is MFFSITGFINRHVLQLLVCVILFSLAFGYYFPDVGHRLQPLAPFCLFFMLVPMMMGIKLEELVHTVKRIKLLSIVLIINFLLSPVLAGILAYYFLSHHPDFAVGLILLGTVPCAGMTVAWTAMARGNAPISVVVMAMSYLFGIFLIPFWVLILAGQYVTVSPYGMVKSVVLIIALPLAVGNLLRLYLTKRWGQAKFDRIKVTLPAISSFCMYLLFFIALSSGAHQLINHPEYIKAMLIPSLIFYPTLFLAAAAVCRLGGLDYPDLAAVSYSVTGKNIAVTLALATVFFNPQTVLVTAIMPVIQVSYMAAFYRLSPTIRKKWGLKKFPKNTESSP